Below is a genomic region from Balaenoptera acutorostrata chromosome 9, mBalAcu1.1, whole genome shotgun sequence.
TTTTCTTTAACCCTTACAACATCCCTAAGAGGCAAATACTGTGTTGACCCCACttttcagatggagaaactgaagttAGAGAGGTTAGGCAGTTTGTCTTATAATCCAGTTATCACGGGATAAGAGCCAGGACTCTCAACATCAGATAAACTGCGTGTCCAGcttcttcctcagggaagcaGGTACAGAAACTACATGGAAGGAAAACACTGCTTTCGCATTCACCTGAGCAATCAGCCTGCCCTGCACGCACTCGCTGCCACAGTCACTGACATTCTCTGCTTCGGTGGCAGAGCCAGAGAAGACAGACCAGGGAGGGAGAAAGCTGGCTCAAGTGATGCCCTCAGGCAATGATTCCCGAGCAGCAACAATCCactgaggggggtgggggggaagccaATTTTCCCTTGTGAAGCAGCCAAGCTCCAGCTCTTCTAAGACACCTGCTGTCCACCTGTTTTCGCGTTTGGCTTGGTGCTCAGGGCTCAGATGCACAACCCGAGAAGGCTCCCCAAGGCACTGGAACACTCCCGGTACAGgaggcaaaaaataaaaccaagggtCTGGAAGGACGTGAGGTGCAGGGGAAGGGGCAAAATTGGTCTTTATATTCAGCTAATTATGTAGAAAAAGTCACATGAAATGTGTCCCAGCAGACTGGAATCAAACCACCTCCCTTctctgggaagggggaagggggaccATGTCCCCTATCAATGCCAAGTCCCCCAGGGGACTTGCAGGTGCCGATGACATTCAGACAGTAGGAAGCTGGGTGAAGCAGCTCCATCCCATCCCTGGAACAAGGGCAGCAGGTCGGCCAGGGCTGACCAGTGGGGTGCCCTCcagggaggtgaggctggagcTCTCTTTCCAGTCAGCCCCAGTTCTTCCAGAACACACAAGAATTCAGCAAACTTGGACCCCATCCCCCAGAAAGTACGAGCATTACTGAAAGGTGAAGGCCTGAAATTAAAGCCCAGGGGCTTCTCCGGACTGTGTTCCCCATGAACCCCAGTTCTCTGTCCCACAGGTGTTTCTTTGTGGTTCACACCTACCAAAGACAGCCTGAAATTGACCTTAacactctctttttctctctctcacttgttATAAAATCCATACAAAATCCAAATCACAACCATATAGCCCCAGAGGCCTTAGCTGCGTTATATCTCTATGCTCACCCAGAGCAGTGGAAGACAGACACCGCCAGGTTCAGAAAGGCAAACCACAGGGCAGGACAGTCGAAATCCTCCGGACTtttcctgccctcctgccccaaGAGCTGGCCGTTACCCCCAGCGGCTGCTGTGCCCGGTGACAGGCAGGGCAGTGATGAAGGAGCACTTCCTTCCTCTCCTGAGCGCACACTCTGATGTTTGACTACAGGACTGGGGTGGAGACCGAGGAAACCCACTCACATCCACGGTGTAGCCAGGACATGGGTGAACCCACCCTCTGTCACAGCACAGCCAGCCAGGAGTTTGGAGATCGGTGCCCACCAGCTGCGCCCACAGACAGCCCCCCTCTGGTGGGCCCAGTGTGTGGCCTCCGAACTCGGGAGAGGCTTTTACCAACAGGACCTCCTTCCCAAGGTTCACCCAGTACAAGGGGCCCCAGCACGCTCCCAACCCACCTGCCTCATGGAGGCCAAGGTCAGTATGAACAGGAAAGGGGATCAGAGGGGATGCAAGAACAGGGCCGCTACTGGTGTCAGACAGGGAACTGAGAGCCCCGTCCACAAAGGGACAGGTCCGAgaagggagctgggaggaggaggaaaggggagaggagggggggggcggggagtgcGGGAGCAGTAACGGGAGAGCGAAGGAAGTGGGAACAGAGCAAGGACACACGTAGACGAGACGAGTCACACCTTCTCCAACGACACCCAGCGGGGACACGTGCAAAGGCAGAGTGAGGGGGGCGTCCGAGGAGGAGCCTGGCTCCTGCAAAGGCCCAGCAGCCTCCACCCAGAGCTCTCAGCAGGCAGCACGGTGAGGGCCTGACTCCCCAAGGCTGGAGAGCTGGCCGGCCCGGGCGGAAACCATCCCGCATCGTGCCCCTGGTTTCTGGGTTTACCACAGCAGTGAGAGGACACTCAGCAACCCCCCCGGTCTGGCAGGTGGGGACACCGGGGAGGGGGTCACAAACGAGAATGGGGCCGGGGCCCAGGCACTTTCCCGGAGTGGAGTGAGAGCTGGGCCTGGAGTCATCACTCCTCTGGGGGCAGCAGGGGGTTCAcaactgggggcagggaggacagcAGGAAGGTGGAGGGCGGTCCCATCACTGTCACCCCGTTGGCCGCTCATAACTACGCTGTCCCTGGTCTCCCCGAGCTCATGGCTGTGGCGTGGCACCTGGCCAGCCTCACACAATCCCGCAACCTCTGGCTGCGGACACTCTCATAGCTGCAGATCATGAGGAGATGGCACGGCCGTCCTGTTTACGGGAGGCCATCCTTACGACTAGAGGAGATGGATGGTCATGAGTTAGGACCGTGAGCCCTCCTGCCGTCTCCAGGTGGGGAAGGGATGCAGAGACTTCAACCCAGGAAGCCAGAAGCGCCCAGAGGAGGCTCCCACTCCCATCTGAGGGCCTGGTGCCTGCACTTGCTTGTTGCCAAGCACGGGACGGGCGTCCGCGGCAAAAGGAAGCACCTTGTCAGCTGCCGTGACACTGAGCAGGCCTCAGGTGACCACAAAAACCTCTCAAAGAGACGGCACCCCTCTGCTGTCAAGGTCCTGAGACCTCCACCTGGAAGAGGAGTCGCCCACGTGGACAGCAGAGCTGCCTTCTGCCCGGGGGCCTGTCCTCTCCTCCAGCGGAGCTCCTCCAAGACCCCTTCCCGGAGCTGTggcccagggagatcaggagtggCTACTGCAGGGGCCTTGAGAGCAACGTGAGCCCGCGGGCGAGGTCCACGCCTCAGTCCTGTGACAGCCAACAGGCTGCAGGGCAGGCTCAGGAGTGGTGacctctccctgcccctgccccaagAGGATGACAGGTGGCCTCGTCCTGAGAAAGACCCGGCTGGTGAGGAAAGGAGCAGGGCCATAGCCCAGCCCCGTGCTCCTGGGAGGACCGATCATCAATAGGATCCCAAGAGGACAGTGAGGGAGCGGCCACCCCAGGGGAAGATCTGCACCCAGGGGGCTTAGGGAAGAAGGGGGTCTCTACGCCTGCTACTGGGGAAACCGGGCAGAAAGGGGCCGGTGCTCCGAGACACCACGTGCCCAGCCAGGTTTCCAAGGTGCAGAGGTGCAAAGCGCTCGTAGGCATTCTAGGCCCCTCAGGGTGCATGCAGGGCCCCAAGGGCTTCTGTGGGAAGCTCTGGGCAGCAAGATGGCGAGGTGTCTGAGTGCAAAAACTGCAGGGAGGCTCTGGGAGGGGCTCAGAAGCTGCAGCGAGGCAGTGCGAGCGAGGCCCCGGCAGCTGTGGCAGCAGCAGGGCGTGGGGACCCAGAAGCCGCGCGCCATCGGAGCAGAGGCTGCCGCCCCACAGCGGGGTGAGGGCTGCGGTCTGGATTCCCCTGTGGAGGAAGCGCTGGCCCTGCGGAGGCCCGTCCGCTGGTCcgccccctgcccacccacccagccGGAGCTCCCTTACCTATTGAGCTGAAGAGAGGCTTGTCTCGACAACACTGCCCAGATAGCTGAGATCAATCAGAAACAAAGCGGTTATCAACAGGGGTGCGAGGGAACCACCCACGCACacccagagggaaggggaggagcacGGGGACCAGAGAACCGACAAGCGACAAGCGAGGCCAGAGAATGGGGTGAGGAGCAgtaaggagagagacagagacccagACGGCACGATGGGACGAAGCAGATGAGGGCTGCACAAAGCACAGACGACAGGGCACAGCCCCCCGCATCTCCTGCACAGACAGCACGCAGCTCTCCTCCACCTCCCGAGCCTGCTCCCCACCTGAGCCggggtgggaggtgaggcttGTGTTTCCAGGTACCAGAGtgggggggagtgaagggggcaAGGGAAGGGCGCTGGGCTCCCTCCTCTCGACCTCCTCCCGTCTGCCTACCACCAGGCCAGCCTCCTCTGGACTCTGCTCCCCTGCACAGGCGGCCACATCAAGAAGAGACCAAAGGACGGAaccggggcgggggggcaggAGGGATGGGGGACTACGGACGGTGCAGGCTCTTCCCAGCAAGTCGGGCCAACCCAAagaagatggagaaggaagagagacgGACAGAGGACGGACTTGGGAGGAAgtagtgggaggaggagggaggagagcagaAGAAAGACCAGAGAGAAAGAACACGGGCAGGCGTCCAGGCTGACTGGTACCTGGCACACCAGCTGCTACAGTTTACAGTGGGCTCCCCCAGGCCGGCTGATCGCAGGggcttgtctgtctgtctgtctgtctgcagcTCCCTGCGAGGCACACAggttggggtggggtgtgtggCTCGGGCACACGGTTCAGAGGCCTGAGATTTtgctcccagcctccaggacgCAGCCTCCAGGGAGGCTGGGGGGCCAGGTGGAGGGGGGAGGCGGCACGCACTAGGCTGCCTAAGGGCAGGAGGTTGGGGACGGGAGCCTGCTGGTCCAGGGAAGTCAGGCCCCAGGGTCCTGCTTTCAAGGAGGAGAggctgaggaagaaaaggaggctgGATACAAGGTCTCTGGGCCAACCCTGGAACCACCCAAAGCCAGGCTCACGGGGACGTGGTGGGCTCTCCACTCCAGAAGGCCCCGGGGGACCACTCATGGGGACACAccacacccccgcccccggccaTGTCCTCTCCCCGGCCCCCGGATGGCCTCCTGAGAGCTCTGGGCTGGGTGGGGAAGATCCCTCACGCCCCTGGCAGGGTACCTGGGCAGGTaagccacacccccaccccagtgaCCGCGCCCTGCCTCTGCCAAGACCAGCACTCCTCTCCCGAAGGGATGCTGCAGCGTGTCCCGACAAGCCCTGTCAGTCGGTGGATGGAAGGgcgagggcaggggagggaggggaggaagacgACCAGGCGGAGGTGGGCAGGAGAGGCCGGCTCACACTCACCCTGCAGCAGGTAACGGCGGCGGGGGGGGCTCCGGTCTGAGCAGCTCCTCCCCCGCCCTCCGAGGGGAAGGCGTCTGTCCAAATACATCCAAGTGGTCCACAGGCCCCGCGGGGCCCGGCGGAGGGGAGGGGTAGCCCGTGGCCAGAGTGGTGAAGCCCACCGTGGGCCGGTAGCTGGGGCTGCCGCTGCGGCTGCTCTGGGACGGGGAGCCCGTGGACGGCGTGGACTTGCGCGAGAAGCTGACGGCAGCCGGCGGCTGCAGGGCGCTCTCCGACACCTCGGCGGGCTGCAGGAGGCCGGGGCGTGGCCGGGCCCGCGCGGCGAGCTCTGGGGAGCTGGTTCGCGAGCCGAGGGGGCTCTGGGTCAGAGGCGAGAGCCGGGAGGGCTGTAGCACCACTTGATGTAAACTGGGCTCGGTGCGCCTGGCCTGCCGGGGGctgggccggggccggggctgcGGCTCGTACCACGGGGTGTCCAGGCCCAGCGTGCTGGGGCCGCCGTGCGCCCCCGGCTCGGCTGGCTCGGGGTAAGGCAACACGGGTATGCCCATGCCTTGGCTGGTGTGTCTCAGCTGCCCTTGGCTCACCAGAGGTTGCACAGGCCTGTCCTGCCACTTGGCGGCGGGGGGCACTGGGGCAGGGCCTCTGCCCGGCGCCTTGCCAGCCCAGCCCGTGGGCGCCTCCAAAGACAGGATGCCCGGGTAGGCTGCGGGCACCTGCAGGGAGGCGGGCGGCAGTCCTCGGGGGAGGCCGGCCGCAGGCTGCAGACTCTCGGCCACATCACACGGGTGCAGCTGGTGGGGGAACATCACGGCCGGGGTCTCCAGTCCCCCAAAGGGGAACTCCGGCCGGCCCCAGGGCTCTGGGGAGCGCCCGCCGGTGGGCGTCTGAGTCAAGGGCAGCGTACTGTTGGAAGCGTTCTCTCCGTTCTCCTCGGGGATGGTGGCATGGCCGAAAGGCCCCTCGGCGTGCAGAGGTGGCGAGGACATGACAGAGCTCAGGGGGCTGCCCACCTCCGGCATGTAGAAGGGGGGCGGCTCCACCTCcccagggctgctgctgctgaggTACCCGTAATACTGGCCGTGGTGGAAGGGCCGGGGGGCGGGCGGCCTGGCTTGGCCAGTGGCCTGGAGCCGGCCCTCCAGGCCGCCGGGGCCCTCCAGGCTGCGGGGCTGGAACCGAGGGCTGTATGCTGGTGGTGGCAGGTAGGACTCCTGGCTGGATGACAGAGGGGTCAGCTGGGACTTGAGGGCGGCCACAGACGCGGGCACCAGCGGGTCTTCATTCTCCTCGTCCGACTGGCGGAACTCAGGGTACATGTCGGTCTCCTCCGCAAAGGGGAAGCCCTCGATGCGCCGAGCCTTAGCAGAGGGCTCCGCCTCGGAGGGGTCCATCACGAAGCGGCCGTCGGGGCCCCTGCTGATGAGCTCGATGGGCGTGGTGGCCTCCGCCTCGGCCTCCGCCTTGGCCACGCTGTACTTCTTGCTGCTGATGGCCCTCTTGGTCTTCTTGTACAAGGACAGCTCCTTCTCCCGCACGGGGCTCAGCATCCTCTTGGCCGCCGGCTGGCCCTGGTCGTCGGAGGACTCGGACGGGGCGCGGAGCGTGCGGATGCTCTCGGGGCTGACCTTGCCGGAGGATAAgctggggacagggagagagcaggaggcgTGAGGCGGCTCAGAGGACACTACTGCTTTCCGTTCTCCCTGCAAAGCACCACAAGCGCCTAGGAGGACACTCGTGAGGAGGAGGAATGCTGGTGGGCTGCGTGTGCCGGCGAGAAATACTCTGGCCGACTCTCCACTCCCAACTGTCTAGGCGTGTGCTGTCCACTTTCCAAACGGACGCCTTGTTTCCACGTTTATTCTGCCTGCTCCTATGTTTGCTACCTCTCCCTGGCCACACCTGCAACTTCACTCCCAGGCTGCTCAAGGAATGCAAGCTCATTTTAAGAGTAACTTAAGCAAAAGGCACGTTAAGAAGATACACCTGTTAGGacggaaaaaaatcaaagaaagaaacagcTCGTCTACTATTCTGGGTCATCTACACTACTGCTCCACCGCTTAGCGCGGACAACTTAAAATTACCATGCAGGTCAGTTAAGGGAAAAGAGCTTGGAAACACTGTCACAGGGCGGAGCAagccctccaccctccaccccagacAGCCGTACCCTGTCTCTCTGGGGCTGGACCACTTACGGAGACTCCAGGCTCTTCCTGCAGTGCGTGATGGAGAGTGGAGGGtctggagggagaaagaggggagCCCGCTGAGGCCTGACGCCACACAGCCCTCCCCAGCTGTCAGCAGGGCCCAGAGCAAAGCCCCGCTGGGAAGCAGCACCCTAGCATCTGGCACGTCTGGGTCCAGGATCACGTGCCCCCACCGGGTCTGCCTCCACCCTCGTTTCGGTCCCAGCCAACTCTCCCACCATCAAAGCAAGTCCCGTCGGCAGCTCTGCCCACGAGGTCCCAGTTTCCCTGTTTTCAAGGCAACACCTACCTTTCTTGCGCTTGAGCTTCCGCTTGCGCTGCTTGTTGACAAAGCAGGCAGCCAGGGTGCTGAACAGGATGGCCGCAGCCAGGAAGCATATGGTGGCCACGATTCCAGCCAGTACCGGCCGAGCCAGGCCATCCTCGGTCAGGTCCGGCTGCGGGAAGATGTCTGGGGGGATAGGGGGAGAGCACGGGTTagaccctccctccccagggccccaggTGGTTCCACAACTGTGTAGGACAGACATCACTAAGGCTCCGCCCTAAAGATGAAGAGGTGGCGTGGCGGGAAGACAGAAGAGAGGGCGTTTACAGAGCCGAGGAATCGCTACCTGGCCTGTGGAGAGGAAACACCATCTGTTATCTCTTCCCTGTGGGACGCCAGCTCTGTGATGGTCTGCGCTGGCCCAGCACCTTACCAGCCACCCTCACCTACCAGCACGCTCTACGTGGAACCCGTGACTAGCTGACTGGACACTGCAGGGGCCTAAGCGTCACACGGGCATCGTGACTCCCACCAGCCTCTCTACAGGACCAGGGCCCAGAGGGTGAAACTCTGCAGCAGCAGCGGGGCTGTTGCCCCAGAACGCAGGTGCCCCTTCCTAACCATCACGGTGCAGGCAGGCAACTTCCGCAGGGGGTCAGCACATCCTGGTCCCCACAGGCGTGTGCTGGCACGGATAGGGGCATCAAACAACGTCCCTGTTCTACAGGCAGAAGTGAGCCTCACTTGGTGCCCAGGTTCGCAGAGCTCAGAGTGACAGCCAAGACTGGACCAGTCCACTGTGTCACTTGTCACCTGACAGTTGTGTTAGTAAGTGCTGCTCTGCAGGCTCATCAAAGGCGAAGCCTACGTATCTTGATACATTTGGCCAGAATCCATTGCCGTGTCGATGACAGCGATGGATTAAAACAATCCAGATCATGCTGACTGGCTGAGTAGAAAATGAGGGCTCAGCCTTTGGAAGTGGGAGGCTTCAAGACAGGGAACGCTGAGGTAGCTGCATCCTTGTTTACCACGGGAACCTCCCGACCACCGGGAACCAGACATAAAGCCACCGAATGCAGAACAGTTCACGAGAGGCACCCCCAAACCCTCAAGTCCTCTCTTCTAGCTTGGCTGCAGCTCTCTTCCCTGGAGGGAAGCCAAGACAGAAGTACCTTTGTCTCTGCTGCTACAGCAGGCACCTCCGTGTAGAAAAAAACAGCTCCACAGTGCCTAGTACACGCGACAGAAGTCACAGCCGCTCCCCCCTGGGCTTTCTcgcccgcccgcccccgccctcCCCGCTGCCCCCCGTATCTCTCCCAGGCCCGAACACGAGCTTCTTGGCCCAGGTCTCGCCCACTGGCTCCGAGGGTCTCTGCAGGCACTGCCCGAGGACGTGAGCCACTGCTGGATCACTAAGCAAAAATCTCTTCCCAAACCAAGGGAACCACTTCTGGGGGAGGGACCTGCTACACGTGAGGGAGTGTAGCTGGAGAAAGATGAACAGAAATGGGAGCAGggccaagagaaagaaagatacatGGAGAAAATGCTGGGGAGTTGGCTTTATTTAGCCTGAAAATATCTACggagaggaaggaatggaggaAAACACCACCAAACAGCAATTTTCCAAATGAAACGCCCTCATCATGAAGCCGTCTTAACGAGAGGCGCCAGTAAGTACTGCTGACCTGCTTCTGTCTCTTTGCTCCAATTCGTTCCCCGCCCCACAGGAGGATGACACTGGAGGAACAGAAATGTTATAGCAAAAGGGCTTAAGTCCTTTTTGACCATTCTAACAAGAACCTTAACTGGATTTCTTTCTGTGGTTACCTTATAGAAACGGTCATGAACGCAGCTCTTTAGATGGAGAAATCCTACCCACCTGTCAGGTTTCAGCTGGCGCTCTCCCTCTACTTCCAGCTCAGCCTCTTCCCACAAGAGCTGTTCCACAGacgctgcccctcccccaagtaCCTGTGCTGGAGACGCCGGCGATGTTGCTGGGCTCGCTGATCAGATCCTGCATGACAGCCAGGACCCGGAACTCGTACCACGTGTCCTACAGCCCCAGGGAGGACACCCCATCGTCAGCCAAGCGACCTGGACCTGCGGCAGCCGcccatcctccccccaccccagctctgcgACTCGGAGTATCTGCCGATTTCCATGGGATAAATAACTCCCAccgtggccaatttcaagctaccaacgtgAGGTCATTGAAAGCAGAGTTGGGCAGAGATGCCACGTGGGCTCTCAGGAGCCGATCCCAGCTCCAGAGTATGCAGGGAAGGGAGACGGGAAGATGGGTGAGACAGTGGGCATCTGAGAAATAAGCTGCTGCCTCTCCAACTAGAGAGACATCCCGGTTTAAGGGGAGTCAGCTGGAAAAAGGTACCGCCTTCTCCTCCAGGGGCTCGGAATTGTTAAAGGAGGGACCCTACTCTGGGCAAGTGGAAGACAACCCTTCTGGGAAGCCTCTGCCCACATCAGACTCCAGCAGGGAGCTGGGCCCCCAGCCCACCCTGGCTCGTGTCAGCACCTGGAGACCCCTCAAGCGGGAACAGCACTCCCCGCGGCCACAGGGCAGGCCCTGAACCTGTGGACCTCAGCTGCAGCGATCTGAGGAGGATCCCAAACCCTGGCCGGAGACCCGGGAGCACAGGAGTGCAGGTGTGGGATGGCACACAGCCGGCCCACACACACCCGAGCTGGTCACTCAAAGCTTCCGGCGATTCTAGGAAGAGTCACGTCACTTCCGGAATTGAGAAAAGCAGGGAAAACGCTAGGCACCTCACCTGGGACAGGTCCCTGGCAAAGAAGTCCGCGTCAGTGCCGGGTATGGCGTCATCCAGCGTCTCCCAGCGCTCTCCGACGCGGAACTCCAGGATGTAGCGGTCGATGGGGAAGCTGTGGTTGGCAGGTGGGAGCCAGGACAGGAGCACACCCTGCTGGGTCCGGTTGGCTGTGAGGCACCTCGGTGGGGTAACCAGCACCAGGGGTTCTGGAGTTGTGACAGGGAATGCtgcgggggagggagaggtgatgGCGGGGGTGCCGAGGCCGCTGCAACCCCTCTACCCACACGTCCCTGTGGGGGCAGTGACCCCAGGGCGATGAGGGCCACATCCCCAGGGTGCAGGCATCAATTCAGGACACGTGTCCCATGAAGAGCCCTCCTGACccaagggaagggggcagggcaggtgggCCCGAGCCTCCTGACTCCATTTCCAGAGCACTTCTAACGACACACACAAGGGCATCAGATTCCGTGAAAGGAAAAGAGTCAGGAACTTCATGGAAGAAGGAAATGTAATAATTTTTTGAATAAGACAGTATCTTTGAAAAGatactacagggacttccctggcggtccagtggttaagacttcactttccaatgcaggggggtgtgggttcgatccctggtcagtttcaacaaagactttaaaaatggtccacatcaaatatatcttaaaaaagaggaaaagatactATAAAACGTATCTTTCATTCTCTTCCAAGGAAGGAGGAACATCTTCCCTCAGCATTGCTGACTCCATCAGTTCCCCTCTGGCCCAGGTGGAAAAACAGGCCCCAGGGCGCAGGTCTCCGGGGCGGGGTGAGCCAGGCAAGAAAGAATGCGGGACAAGGTCGAAGCCGACCTCTCTGGCCGCAGACAGGGGCCAAATGCAACAGCAGGCGGGCGGGGTGAGCCGCTGGGTCAGGGAGGAACAGGCAGCCCTACGCCTGCCACCAGATGAGGCCGGGGGCCAGAGGAAGGGCGCAGCGGGAgtacaggaggaggaggaaggacccCCAACCCCCCGGGAGGCCACAGAAAAAGGCAAACATGGGGCCAACAAGGAATGATGGAACTGAAGCTCTTCCATCCATCTGAGGACACGTCAGGGCAGCCCACAGCGCTCAGACGGGGCACGAGGGCACCCTGGCCCGGACAAAGCACGCGCGACGGTAGGACAGACCCTTACTGGGAGGTCAGTGTTGGTCGTATGAGGCACTTAGCAAGGCGCCCGCATACAGCGGGCAGGAAGTGTCTGCTCTCCAtcccagctcctccaggagcagccCGGCCCGGCCTCACCTAAAGTGTTCACAGTGACCAGTTCACTGAAGGCGCTGGTGCCCAGCTTGTTCTGGGCCAGGACGCTGAACTGGTATGCTGTCTCGGGCTCCAGGGCATCCACCAGCAGCCAGCTGGGTCCCGGAGGCACAGGCAGGGACAGCCAGTCGTGGGGCCCAAACTGTGCCCGCTTCATCCTGCCCGAGAGAGAGAGGATCGGGGACAAGGGCGTGGGGTGGGTTACACTGGAGACTCGAGAGGGCACACAGGTGCTGGAGTTGGGGGTGctgccccagcctccccaggTTAGAGGTCAGGAACAGGTCACGACCCCCCAGCTGTGGCTGTGCCGGTCCCCATGAAGCCAGGTCCCCAGCCACTACTGGTGCCTATTCTCTGAAAAGGGACCCTTGGCATTACTGATGCTCGAGATACTGGTCAAATTACCAATTGCATTCTGGGAGAATCTCACCCTGGTCAGAGCCCTAAGAGTGGCACAGCCCTGGGAGTGAGGACACTGGGAACAAGGCAGGTACCAAAGTGGGAAAGTGGGGATAAGCAGGACCAGGGGGAGGCCGGGTGCCCTTGGCCACCCAGCCTCCCGGGGACAGCCAAAGTGGGACCTGCGTGACCCCGAGGGCTCAATCTGTCCAAGCAGGCTTGAGTCACTGAGGAGGAGCTGGGCACAGGACAAGAATGACCAGCGCTTCCCCACGATGGGGACCAGGACCCCTAAGGCTTTCTGGGTTAGAAGTCACCAAGGAAGGCCGCGCTATGGCTACAGAACACGGGAACCAGGGGTGAGGGTCGACCCTCGCTCTGCGGCCCACCTGACTCCCTGCCAGCCATGAAGCCAGCGCCCAGGCGCAGTGCCCGGCGCCACCACGGGGAGGACACGTCGTCCTGTGGGACTGGCCACGCAATCCCTCAGCAGCCCGAAGACCCCCGCGGAGGCCAGGCCCCTGCAGGCTAAAGGCTCACGGCTCGCAGCTCAAGCCTCTGCCCAGGGATCGGAGCGGAGGCAGCCGATAGCCCAGCGAAGAGAAACCAGTGCGGGAAGGAGGCCTCCCCAGCCCCGTGACCGCCCTTCCTCCGCCCAGCACCACAGCAGGCAGCAGAGTGACAAAGCGAAGCAGAGCCGCAGGCAGCGAGGGAACCAGTCCACGCCCAGACCTTCAGCTCGGGCCTCCCCGAAGGCGGCCACACGCCCTGCCCCGGCCACGCAGCC
It encodes:
- the IGSF9B gene encoding protein turtle homolog B isoform X1; protein product: MIWYVATLIASVISARGLAAQGAHGLREEPEFVTARAGESVVLRCDVVHPVTGQPPPYVVEWFKFGVPIPIFIKFGYYPPHVDPEYAGRASLHDKASLRLEQLRAEDQGWYECKVLLLDQQYDTFHNGSWVHLTIHAPPTFTETPPQYIEAKEGSSVTMTCTAFGNPKPIVTWLKEGTLLGASGKYQVSDGSLTVTSVSREDRGAYTCRAYSIQGEAIHTTHLLVQGPPFIVSPPENITVNISQDALLTCRAEAYPGNLTYTWYWQDENVYFQNDLKLRVRILIDGTLIIFRVKPEDAGKYTCVPSNSLGRSPSASAYLTVQYPARVLNMPPVIYVPVGIHGYIRCPVDAEPPATVVKWNKDGRPLQVEKQNLGWTLLEDGSIRIEEATEEAIGTYTCVPYNTLGTMGQSSPARLVLKDPPYFTVLPGWEYRQEAGRELLIPCAAAGDPFPVITWRKVGKPSRSKHNALPSGSLQFRALSKEDHGEWECVATNVVTSITASTHLTVIGTSPHAPGSVRVQVSMTTANVSWEPGYDGGFEQTFSVWYGPLMKRAQFGPHDWLSLPVPPGPSWLLVDALEPETAYQFSVLAQNKLGTSAFSELVTVNTLAFPVTTPEPLVLVTPPRCLTANRTQQGVLLSWLPPANHSFPIDRYILEFRVGERWETLDDAIPGTDADFFARDLSQDTWYEFRVLAVMQDLISEPSNIAGVSSTDIFPQPDLTEDGLARPVLAGIVATICFLAAAILFSTLAACFVNKQRKRKLKRKKDPPLSITHCRKSLESPLSSGKVSPESIRTLRAPSESSDDQGQPAAKRMLSPVREKELSLYKKTKRAISSKKYSVAKAEAEAEATTPIELISRGPDGRFVMDPSEAEPSAKARRIEGFPFAEETDMYPEFRQSDEENEDPLVPASVAALKSQLTPLSSSQESYLPPPAYSPRFQPRSLEGPGGLEGRLQATGQARPPAPRPFHHGQYYGYLSSSSPGEVEPPPFYMPEVGSPLSSVMSSPPLHAEGPFGHATIPEENGENASNSTLPLTQTPTGGRSPEPWGRPEFPFGGLETPAVMFPHQLHPCDVAESLQPAAGLPRGLPPASLQVPAAYPGILSLEAPTGWAGKAPGRGPAPVPPAAKWQDRPVQPLVSQGQLRHTSQGMGIPVLPYPEPAEPGAHGGPSTLGLDTPWYEPQPRPRPSPRQARRTEPSLHQVVLQPSRLSPLTQSPLGSRTSSPELAARARPRPGLLQPAEVSESALQPPAAVSFSRKSTPSTGSPSQSSRSGSPSYRPTVGFTTLATGYPSPPPGPAGPVDHLDVFGQTPSPRRAGEELLRPEPPPPPLPAAGTHPPAPGNAAVPERLEALKYQRIKKPKKSSKGSSKSKKRSDGSASQAQNLPNSQVLWPDEAVCLRRKKRHSRPDPFARLSDLCHRQLPEDQTAILSSVEHDDPSHATLL
- the IGSF9B gene encoding protein turtle homolog B isoform X3, yielding MIWYVATLIASVISARGLAAQGAHGLREEPEFVTARAGESVVLRCDVVHPVTGQPPPYVVEWFKFGVPIPIFIKFGYYPPHVDPEYAGRASLHDKASLRLEQLRAEDQGWYECKVLLLDQQYDTFHNGSWVHLTIHAPPTFTETPPQYIEAKEGSSVTMTCTAFGNPKPIVTWLKEGTLLGASGKYQVSDGSLTVTSVSREDRGAYTCRAYSIQGEAIHTTHLLVQGPPFIVSPPENITVNISQDALLTCRAEAYPGNLTYTWYWQDENVYFQNDLKLRVRILIDGTLIIFRVKPEDAGKYTCVPSNSLGRSPSASAYLTVQYPARVLNMPPVIYVPVGIHGYIRCPVDAEPPATVVKWNKDGRPLQVEKQNLGWTLLEDGSIRIEEATEEAIGTYTCVPYNTLGTMGQSSPARLVLKDPPYFTVLPGWEYRQEAGRELLIPCAAAGDPFPVITWRKVGKPSRSKHNALPSGSLQFRALSKEDHGEWECVATNVVTSITASTHLTVIGTSPHAPGSVRVQVSMTTANVSWEPGYDGGFEQTFSVWYGPLMKRAQFGPHDWLSLPVPPGPSWLLVDALEPETAYQFSVLAQNKLGTSAFSELVTVNTLAFPVTTPEPLVLVTPPRCLTANRTQQGVLLSWLPPANHSFPIDRYILEFRVGERWETLDDAIPGTDADFFARDLSQDTWYEFRVLAVMQDLISEPSNIAGVSSTDIFPQPDLTEDGLARPVLAGIVATICFLAAAILFSTLAACFVNKQRKRKLKRKKDPPLSITHCRKSLESPLSSGKVSPESIRTLRAPSESSDDQGQPAAKRMLSPVREKELSLYKKTKRAISSKKYSVAKAEAEAEATTPIELISRGPDGRFVMDPSEAEPSAKARRIEGFPFAEETDMYPEFRQSDEENEDPLVPASVAALKSQLTPLSSSQESYLPPPAYSPRFQPRSLEGPGGLEGRLQATGQARPPAPRPFHHGQYYGYLSSSSPGEVEPPPFYMPEVGSPLSSVMSSPPLHAEGPFGHATIPEENGENASNSTLPLTQTPTGGRSPEPWGRPEFPFGGLETPAVMFPHQLHPCDVAESLQPAAGLPRGLPPASLQVPAAYPGILSLEAPTGWAGKAPGRGPAPVPPAAKWQDRPVQPLVSQGQLRHTSQGMGIPVLPYPEPAEPGAHGGPSTLGLDTPWYEPQPRPRPSPRQARRTEPSLHQVVLQPSRLSPLTQSPLGSRTSSPELAARARPRPGLLQPAEVSESALQPPAAVSFSRKSTPSTGSPSQSSRSGSPSYRPTVGFTTLATGYPSPPPGPAGPVDHLDVFGQTPSPRRAGEELLRPEPPPPPLPAAGYLGSVVETSLSSAQ